The Nostoc sp. 'Lobaria pulmonaria (5183) cyanobiont' genome window below encodes:
- the atpE gene encoding ATP synthase F0 subunit C: MDPLVQAASVLAAALAIGLAAIGPGIGQGNAAGQAVEGIARQPEAEGKIRGTLLLTLAFMESLTIYGLVIALVLLFANPFG, encoded by the coding sequence ATGGATCCATTAGTTCAGGCTGCTTCAGTTCTCGCTGCTGCTTTAGCGATTGGTTTAGCTGCAATTGGCCCTGGTATTGGTCAAGGAAACGCTGCTGGACAAGCAGTAGAAGGTATTGCTCGTCAACCTGAAGCAGAAGGAAAAATTCGCGGTACTTTGCTATTAACCTTAGCATTCATGGAATCCTTGACTATCTATGGTCTAGTAATTGCCCTGGTATTGCTGTTTGCTAACCCCTTCGGTTAA
- a CDS encoding F0F1 ATP synthase subunit B' produces MFDFDATLPFMALQFLLLAALLNAIFYKPLTKVLDDRDNYIRTNTLEARESLAKAERLATEYEQQLADARKQSQATVEAAQLEAKKITAEKIAEAQKEAQTQREQAAVEIEQQKQEAFRTLEQQVDALSRQILEKLLGPTPVR; encoded by the coding sequence ATGTTTGATTTCGATGCTACCTTGCCCTTCATGGCATTGCAATTCCTGCTATTAGCAGCTTTGTTGAATGCAATTTTCTATAAGCCACTGACCAAAGTACTAGACGATCGCGATAATTATATCCGAACGAATACCTTGGAAGCGCGGGAGAGCTTGGCTAAAGCCGAGCGCTTGGCTACCGAATATGAGCAGCAACTCGCAGACGCTCGCAAACAATCGCAAGCTACTGTAGAAGCAGCTCAACTGGAAGCTAAGAAAATTACTGCCGAGAAAATAGCTGAGGCCCAAAAGGAAGCTCAGACTCAACGAGAACAAGCTGCTGTTGAAATAGAACAACAAAAACAGGAAGCTTTTCGCACCTTAGAGCAACAAGTTGATGCTTTAAGCAGGCAGATTCTAGAAAAACTATTGGGGCCAACTCCAGTTAGATAA
- a CDS encoding F0F1 ATP synthase subunit B, which yields MGIMGTFLLLAAEANAVHSELAEGAAEGGFGLNLDIFETNLINLAILIGILFYFGRKVLSNILNERQSNIATAIQEAEGRLKEASTALSQAQEQLKQSQAEAERIRQSAVENAQKAKEALLAKAVQDVERLKQTAAADLNSETDRAIAQLRQRVATLALQKVESQLKSGIADDAQQGLIDRSIAQLGGNV from the coding sequence ATGGGTATCATGGGGACATTCTTATTACTTGCCGCAGAAGCAAACGCTGTTCACTCTGAATTGGCAGAAGGCGCAGCAGAAGGTGGTTTCGGTCTAAACCTAGACATTTTTGAAACCAATCTGATTAATCTAGCGATTCTGATTGGCATACTATTCTACTTCGGACGTAAAGTTTTAAGCAATATCCTGAACGAGCGACAATCCAATATTGCCACTGCAATTCAGGAAGCAGAAGGGCGCTTAAAAGAGGCTTCAACTGCTCTTTCCCAAGCGCAAGAGCAATTAAAGCAATCTCAGGCAGAGGCAGAACGCATCCGCCAATCGGCCGTAGAAAACGCCCAAAAGGCGAAAGAAGCCTTGTTAGCGAAGGCAGTGCAAGACGTAGAACGCTTGAAACAAACAGCAGCAGCAGATTTAAACAGTGAAACTGATCGAGCGATCGCTCAACTGCGGCAACGGGTAGCTACACTAGCATTGCAAAAAGTCGAATCGCAACTCAAAAGCGGGATTGCCGACGATGCTCAACAAGGTTTAATTGACCGCAGCATCGCACAACTGGGAGGCAATGTATGA
- the atpH gene encoding ATP synthase F1 subunit delta: MTSQVAAAEVAQPYAQALLSIAQSKNLTEEFGEDARTFLGLLRADKQLHNFFSNPFIQSENKKSLIKQILGEGANPYLRNFLLILVDKRRIAFLESIFQQYLALLRQLNQTVLAEVISAVPLTEAQQQAIIQKVIAISNARQVELEARVDSELIGGVIIKVGSQVIDASIRGQLRRLSLRLTNS; encoded by the coding sequence ATGACAAGTCAGGTAGCGGCAGCCGAAGTAGCCCAACCTTACGCACAGGCACTTTTGTCAATAGCGCAATCGAAAAATTTGACAGAAGAGTTTGGGGAAGATGCGCGTACTTTCCTGGGACTACTCAGGGCAGACAAACAGCTACACAACTTCTTCAGCAACCCGTTTATTCAGTCTGAGAACAAAAAATCTCTGATCAAACAAATACTCGGTGAAGGCGCTAACCCCTACTTACGCAATTTTTTGCTGATATTGGTAGATAAACGGCGCATTGCATTCTTGGAATCAATTTTTCAACAATATCTGGCGCTGTTGCGGCAGCTGAATCAAACCGTATTAGCGGAAGTAATTTCAGCCGTTCCCCTCACAGAAGCTCAACAGCAGGCAATCATCCAAAAGGTCATCGCCATCTCGAATGCTCGCCAGGTAGAACTAGAAGCCAGGGTAGACAGCGAGTTAATTGGTGGTGTGATCATTAAAGTAGGTTCGCAGGTAATTGACGCTAGTATCCGGGGTCAGTTGCGCCGCCTTTCATTGCGCCTAACTAATAGTTAG
- the atpA gene encoding F0F1 ATP synthase subunit alpha, which yields MSISIRPDEISSIIQQQIEQYDQEVKVANVGTVLQVGDGIARIYGLEKAMSGELLEFEDGTIGIAQNLEEDNVGAVLMGEGIEIQEGSSVTATGRIAQVPVGEALIGRVVDALGRPIDGKGDIKSSENRLIESPAPGIIARRSVHEPMQTGITAIDSMIPIGRGQRELIIGDRQTGKTAIAIDTIINQKEEDVVCVYVAIGQKASTVANVVQTLQEKGAMDYTVVVAASASEPATLQYLAPYTGATIAEYFMYKGKATLVIYDDLSKQAQAYRQMSLLLRRPPGREAYPGDVFYIHSRLLERAAKLSDELGKGSMTALPIIETQAGDVSAYIPTNVISITDGQIFLSSDLFNAGIRPAVNPGISVSRVGSAAQTKAMKKVAGKIKLELAQFDDLQAFAQFASDLDKATQDQLARGQRLRELLKQPQNSPLSVYEQVAILYAGINGYLDDVPVNQVTTFTAGLREYLKTGKTQYAQGVQASKALGDAEEAALKEALTEYKKTFKATA from the coding sequence ATGAGCATATCAATTAGACCTGACGAAATTAGCAGCATTATCCAACAACAAATCGAGCAATACGATCAAGAGGTCAAAGTTGCTAACGTTGGTACTGTTCTCCAAGTTGGTGACGGTATTGCCCGGATTTATGGTCTGGAAAAGGCTATGTCTGGGGAACTTTTGGAATTTGAAGATGGCACAATTGGCATCGCCCAGAACTTAGAAGAAGACAACGTAGGCGCGGTGCTGATGGGTGAAGGGATAGAAATTCAAGAAGGTAGCTCCGTAACCGCTACTGGTAGAATTGCCCAAGTACCGGTCGGAGAAGCCTTAATTGGACGAGTCGTAGACGCTTTAGGTCGCCCCATCGATGGTAAGGGAGACATCAAATCCTCAGAAAATCGTTTGATTGAATCTCCAGCACCTGGTATCATTGCTCGTCGGTCTGTACACGAACCCATGCAAACGGGTATCACAGCTATTGACTCAATGATTCCCATCGGTCGTGGTCAGCGGGAATTGATTATTGGCGATCGCCAAACCGGTAAAACTGCGATCGCTATTGACACCATCATCAACCAAAAAGAAGAAGATGTAGTTTGTGTCTACGTTGCGATCGGTCAAAAAGCTTCCACCGTAGCTAACGTGGTGCAGACATTGCAAGAAAAAGGCGCGATGGATTACACCGTCGTCGTCGCCGCTAGTGCCAGTGAACCAGCTACCCTGCAATACCTCGCTCCGTATACAGGCGCAACTATTGCTGAGTACTTTATGTACAAAGGCAAAGCTACGCTGGTAATTTATGATGACCTCTCCAAGCAAGCCCAAGCTTATCGCCAAATGTCTCTACTGCTACGTCGTCCACCCGGACGCGAAGCGTACCCCGGAGATGTATTCTACATCCACTCCCGCTTGTTAGAAAGAGCCGCAAAGCTGAGTGACGAATTAGGTAAAGGCAGTATGACCGCCCTACCAATTATCGAAACCCAAGCTGGTGACGTTTCAGCATACATCCCCACCAACGTAATTTCTATTACCGATGGTCAGATATTCCTGTCTTCGGACTTGTTTAACGCTGGGATCCGTCCGGCTGTAAATCCCGGTATTTCAGTATCCCGCGTGGGTTCTGCCGCTCAAACTAAGGCAATGAAAAAAGTTGCCGGTAAGATTAAATTGGAACTAGCCCAATTTGACGACCTGCAAGCCTTCGCTCAATTTGCTTCTGACTTAGATAAAGCCACTCAAGACCAGTTAGCACGGGGTCAACGGTTACGCGAACTCCTCAAGCAGCCACAAAATTCCCCACTCTCGGTATACGAGCAAGTAGCAATTTTGTATGCTGGAATTAATGGTTACTTAGATGACGTACCTGTAAATCAAGTAACTACCTTCACCGCCGGTCTACGTGAGTACTTAAAGACTGGGAAAACCCAGTATGCCCAAGGAGTACAAGCATCTAAAGCACTAGGTGACGCAGAAGAAGCTGCTTTGAAGGAAGCACTTACCGAATACAAGAAGACCTTCAAAGCTACAGCGTAA
- a CDS encoding F0F1 ATP synthase subunit gamma: MANLKAIRDRIQSVKNTKKITEAMRLVAAARVRRAQEQVLATRPFADRLAQVLYGLQSRLRFEEANLPLLKKRQVKSVGLLVISGDRGLCGGYNNNVIRRAENRAKEIKAEGLDYQFVLVGRKATQYFQRRDQPIDATYSGLEQIPTAAEANQIADQLLSLFLSEEVDRIELIYTRFLSLVSSRPVIQTLLPLDPQGLEAADDEIFRLTTRGGKFEVEREKVTNQVRTLAPDMIFEQDPVQILDSLLPLYLSNQLLRALQESAASELAARMTAMSNASENAGELINTLTLSYNKARQAAITQELLEVVGGAEALT; this comes from the coding sequence ATGGCCAATTTAAAAGCAATACGCGATCGCATTCAGTCGGTCAAAAACACCAAAAAAATCACAGAAGCCATGCGCCTCGTAGCTGCGGCTAGAGTACGTCGGGCGCAAGAACAAGTCCTAGCAACTCGGCCCTTTGCCGATCGCTTGGCACAAGTATTATATGGTTTGCAAAGCCGTCTGCGCTTTGAAGAAGCAAACCTACCACTACTGAAAAAACGCCAAGTTAAGTCCGTTGGGCTGTTGGTAATTTCAGGCGATCGCGGTCTATGCGGCGGCTACAATAATAACGTTATCCGTCGTGCAGAAAACCGCGCCAAAGAAATCAAGGCAGAAGGTTTAGACTATCAATTTGTGCTTGTCGGACGCAAAGCTACACAGTACTTTCAACGCCGCGATCAGCCCATTGATGCTACTTACAGCGGCTTAGAGCAAATTCCCACCGCAGCGGAAGCCAATCAGATTGCTGACCAACTACTTTCCTTGTTCCTTTCGGAAGAAGTTGACCGCATCGAATTAATCTACACCAGATTCCTTTCCTTGGTTAGCTCGCGTCCTGTGATCCAAACCTTACTGCCCCTCGATCCACAAGGTCTAGAAGCAGCCGATGACGAAATCTTCCGCTTGACAACCCGTGGTGGTAAATTTGAAGTTGAACGGGAGAAAGTGACTAACCAAGTCCGCACGTTGGCTCCTGACATGATTTTCGAGCAAGATCCTGTGCAGATTCTCGATTCTCTGTTGCCCCTGTATCTAAGTAACCAGTTATTGCGGGCGCTACAAGAATCGGCAGCTAGCGAACTAGCAGCGCGGATGACAGCCATGAGTAATGCCAGTGAAAATGCTGGTGAACTGATTAACACCCTCACGCTGTCTTACAACAAGGCTCGACAAGCTGCAATTACCCAAGAACTCCTTGAAGTTGTGGGCGGTGCTGAAGCACTAACTTAA
- a CDS encoding IS1/IS1595 family N-terminal zinc-binding domain-containing protein, producing MNCPYCASNLSPNNGHRRGKQNYICSDCDVRFAPLC from the coding sequence ATGAACTGTCCATATTGTGCATCTAACCTTAGCCCTAATAACGGGCATCGTCGTGGTAAACAAAACTACATCTGTAGCGATTGCGACGTGCGTTTTGCCCCGCTTTGCTAA
- a CDS encoding site-2 protease family protein, with amino-acid sequence MNGTIRVGNLFGIPFYIHPSWFLVLGLVTWSYSSGLAAQFPQLSTGLALLLGLMTALMLFASVVAHELGHSFVAIRQGIDVKSITLFIFGGLASLEKESKTPGEAFWVAIAGPLVSLLLCGIVTAIGVTTAASGPLAAILGVLASVNLALALFNLIPGLPLDGGNILKAIVWKITGNPYKGVTFASRVGQIFGWVAILSGVLPLLLFGNSGNLWNLLIGFFLLQNAGNSAQFARVQEKLTGLTAEDAVTHDSPIVSANLTLREFADERVISGQNWHRFLVTDDDGQLVGAIAVDNLRTIPTALWSETQVKEVMRPITESTTVQSDQPLLEVMQLLEQQKLSVLPVIRKNGVLVGILEKAAIIQLLQGRIQPNPA; translated from the coding sequence ATGAATGGCACAATTCGCGTTGGTAATCTCTTCGGAATTCCCTTCTATATCCATCCGTCATGGTTTTTAGTTCTGGGTTTAGTAACTTGGAGCTATAGCAGTGGACTGGCGGCGCAATTTCCCCAATTGTCTACGGGATTAGCTTTGTTACTAGGATTGATGACAGCGCTGATGTTATTTGCCTCTGTCGTCGCCCATGAATTAGGCCACAGTTTCGTTGCGATTCGTCAGGGAATTGATGTCAAATCCATCACACTGTTTATATTTGGCGGTTTAGCAAGCTTAGAAAAAGAATCGAAAACCCCAGGTGAAGCTTTCTGGGTAGCGATCGCCGGGCCGTTAGTTAGCTTATTGCTATGCGGCATCGTTACAGCTATTGGTGTTACTACTGCTGCATCAGGGCCGTTAGCTGCAATTCTTGGTGTTCTCGCTTCTGTTAACTTGGCATTAGCCCTGTTCAACCTGATTCCTGGCTTGCCCTTAGATGGGGGAAATATACTGAAAGCTATTGTTTGGAAGATTACAGGTAATCCTTATAAAGGTGTAACCTTTGCTAGTCGAGTTGGACAAATATTTGGTTGGGTAGCAATTCTTTCAGGTGTACTTCCCCTACTATTATTTGGCAACTCCGGTAACTTGTGGAATTTGTTAATTGGGTTCTTCTTGTTGCAAAATGCTGGTAATTCGGCTCAATTTGCCAGAGTGCAAGAAAAACTCACAGGTTTAACAGCTGAAGATGCTGTAACTCATGACAGCCCGATTGTATCTGCTAATCTTACCTTGAGAGAGTTTGCCGATGAGCGAGTCATAAGTGGGCAAAACTGGCATCGGTTCTTAGTGACTGATGATGATGGACAATTAGTAGGTGCGATCGCAGTTGATAATTTAAGAACCATCCCCACAGCACTGTGGTCAGAAACTCAAGTTAAAGAAGTCATGCGACCAATTACTGAATCTACCACAGTCCAATCAGATCAACCTCTGCTGGAAGTCATGCAGTTACTCGAACAACAAAAACTATCTGTGCTTCCCGTGATTCGCAAGAATGGCGTCCTAGTTGGAATCTTAGAAAAAGCTGCTATTATCCAGCTACTTCAAGGCCGAATCCAACCTAACCCTGCATAA